Within Brachyhypopomus gauderio isolate BG-103 chromosome 4, BGAUD_0.2, whole genome shotgun sequence, the genomic segment AAGGAGCTGTGGACCAATACAAACAGGGTAGGCTAGTAATGGAATAAATGTTATAGTGTTACATATTCCCCAAAAAAAAGGTAACTATATTCTGTTTACAGTTACAAAAAAGGCAGCAACTACATTGCTGGtacatttattaaaaacatgGTGATTACTAATAGGATTATGTTACAGTTACTTAATCATTTATAGTCTCTTCTGTTTTTCTGCCTTTCAGTTGGCTGATTGAATGAACAGTTGTGATCACTGTCGTTACACTGTTACAGCATCAGCATTCGGTGGCCTGTGTTGTTAAAGGGTTCATTAGCCCTACGTGTACCTGGGCTCGGTGCATTCTGAGTCTTTGACTTCATTCTTTTGCAGGGTGCGACTGGGGACAGATCTGCATTCTTTTGGTTTTCTTTCTGGTGTGATTAAATTTGTTCTTTTTGTGGATATGGCAAACCACATTTTTCTCATGACCTACAGTTGTTATTGGATGATAAACTTTGGCCTATGCTCTTGTTATGAAGCAATGGGAGTGAAGAACCCAGATTATAATATGCTTTCCAAGACACACCCCCTTCTGAACTGAGGGCTACACAATTCTTAATGGGAGTGCCACGTCCCATTAGATGTATTGCAACAAAGCATCACAGGTTTCAATATGAAGAGCTTTGGTGTCACTGATAGCAGTCAGGGTTTAGACTTTTTGACCTGTTTGATAGGACTGAAAGGGTTATGTAGTCTGCATGAGTCTTCACAGCAATGCTGAACCTCTAGGGAAGAGTCATGTTATTTATATCCacactgtcacgttgaggaccccggcccctcccttttgggcgtgtgtttacgttgttgTGGGGCACCGGTGTTAAAATCTCTTAACCCACAAACTTACATTTAACGGGTTAAAAAATCATTCAAAAGTAAAGGGAATAATCCTTACTTTAATACATTAATCCTGTGGATTCGgttgtaaatatattttaaataggaaGTCGGCAATCTGTAGGCCTAATGGAGTTCATTAACCCTCCCTATACTGAACAGGAGTTTAACCCACGGTTGATATTACAGTATTTGTTCTTTTTACAAAGAACTATatgaaaattacatttttacaaaacaaaaccatAAAAGGGACACAGCGAGATGATGGCAGTTCAGTCTGATTTCTAACCATTGTTTCTTTTTGCTTTTCAAGGTTTACCATGACTGCGCAGAGTTTGTTCCAGATCAAGCGGCAGCTGGACAAACTGGGGGAGCTTATTGTGAAGGTGACATACGAGAGTGACCCTATCCCACTGCAAAGGCCTCAGATGGAGGAGCAGGTCAAATATCTCATATACCACCTCATTAAGAGGTAAGAGTTCTCTCTCACGAGTCGCCATGGTGATGGGTAAAGAGCAGCGgtgggggcagggtggaggaagggtgggGAAGGGGGGAAGTTTTTGTtggtgttattgtgtgttttttttgtaaaaCTGTGAATGTTAAAATAATCTCCGCATGTTGATATAATGGCTTAAATGTTGTGAGATGTTTTAATTAGTAATTTGAATTCAGGTTAATATTCATGAAGTGAATTTCCATTTTTCTGCCCTTGGGCTTGAGTCAAGCTAGTATGGTCTCGATCTCACCTCAGTCTCACCTCAGTCTCACTTTCGCTGCTTTGGGCAGTTTTGTTTACAGTGGTAggaaacaagatatttagtctCTTGTTGACAAACCAGGACAGAACAAATACTTTATGCATTGTTCTATAACAGTATTGTTGCACTTGTAAGCAAGATTATTACTGTTAAATGATAAATGCAACACCAGAGATCAGCCTGGAAAAGATACAGTAAAGATCAGTAAATACTGTTACTGTTAGTTTAACAGTAGTTAGTTTGATTGTCAAAATGTTTGAGGTTACTCGCAATCGCATTATCTTTGCAAAGTGGCTACAAGTTTTTGCGATGATAATGTTATATGTATGAAAGATGGCAAATGCGGTTGCATTATCAAATTTCCTTTGGTCTCCTTTGTTTGTTTGCAGCTCCTTTGTGGTGGAGAAGCAACCTTGTATGCCCACACATCCTCAGAAACCTCTTATCATTAAGACCCAAGTGCAGTTCACCACCAAAGTCAGGTATGAGACAAAACTTCCCAAAACATTCTCTCCCAGATGTTGACAAGACATTAAAGGGAAAGACCAGATTCACTTGCTTGTCTttgtgtcttctgtgtaactTGAGTTTCACATTTATGTGGAAGAAAGAACGTAGAATGCAAATGAggtcacacagatacacatctTGTCATTTAAAAAACTGGATTTGTATCTGGATCTTTTTTTGGATTTGCATCTTGCTGCCTAAAAACATGTAAACAAAACTCCATCCAAGAGAAGCCCTTAAAAGCATATTAATTTCAGTGGTGAATCCTTTATTTCCCACAATTCAGTGCATCCCACAATGACTTTAATGTCATGTATTCTTAGATGTTCTCTGGATGTTTTTCAGATTGTTGGTTAAACTACCTGAAGTAGATTATCAGCTTAAAGTGAAGACAACATTTGACAAGTGAGTTAATTCAGTTACTTTTGTTGTACCATAGAAGATCAGTTTCATGGTTTCCCTAAGGTTTGTATAATTGCTCATTAATAAAAGTGACTTTGTTCATACTCTTATACCACTCAGCATCAGATAAACTCAACACTTACAATCAAATATATCTTGTTTATCTTGTTTAGCTCCTCAGTAATCATGGCAGTGTTATTGGTACATATACAGGAGCTTCAGCATAAATGTTTCTGTTGACTTCTCTGTATTGTATATGTATGCAGGGACCTCCCATCCGGCAAAATGTGAGTATACCTAAACCTCAGTGCTTAAAGATACTTCCTGTTGTTTCTAGGCCAGGTTTCACTGTCAGGGCTATAAAAAAAGATGAAAACATGGGGGAGGGGAAGTGTGATCAGCGATATGGCTGTGGGGAAGGTGGGTGCAGGGACCACTGCATCACAACTACTAAATAATTTTATTCATCAGGCATTGAACAACTGGTGAAAACTCTCACTAGTTTACACTACTACATACAAGCCTGTTCTTTCAGGAGAAGATTTGTTTCTTCTGGTGTTTAGTGAAAAACGTCTGCTGTGCTATGTGTTTCTTAGTTTCCTTTGAACCTCAGTGCTTGTGCTTGTGACAGTAGTGGTTTTTCTCTGTAGTACCAGGCAATTCTTCATCCTCACCAGCACCACCAAAGTGATGGATGTGGAAGAGTCTTCGAATGGATGTTTATCAGTGGAATTCAGACATCTGGTAATTCTATCATGAAACGTATTGACTTGCAAACATTTGAAGTATATTTGAACTGTGTCTAACAAGTTCCAGAGTACATTTTCTAAAGACCCATTATGATGATTTTTAATTATAAATTTTTAAGCATTTTGTTTGCTGAAGACACTAAAACTGTGCTGTTAAGACACACTTTTATAATATGTCCAGAGCTGTCTTTTTGAAGCATTCCTTTCAATGTGGAAAAGACGGACTGACATTGCCTCATTTTAAAATCGACCCATGCCTAATGACATAATGTCtttgcagtttatttttaaatgctTACTTTAGACAACAAACCTACTAAAGGCCTTTGTGAATTCATGCCATCATCTGCCATGTTTAATGATTGCTCTGCTCAAACTCAGCTGAGAGTGGGCTAGGACCCACATGTAAAAGAGATATTAGTCTCAGTGTGATTGCCTTGGTAAAGTAAAGGTTAagcaacaaagagagagaggcgTGTTGGAGCTAGTGAGTCCCAGGGTGGTATTGCCACGCTCCTTGTTTGGTGCTGAGGTGCGTCTTTCTGCAGCGAGGGAGACTTGAGGAGCTGTGATTGCCAGGCCTGTCAGACATTGTGCCTGGTGTGTTTGAGCAGGGAAATGAAAGTGTTTGGGGAAGTGGCTGTTCATGAATCTCTGATCTAAAGTCTCCCCCCTCACCAACAGCAGCTCAAAGAGAAGAAATGCACGAGTGGAACCAAAGGAAATGAGGTgagaccacacccactccacactTTGTTTGCGTTGTCCTGGGCTGCCGCCCTTTGCTCGTAAACAGCTGATGTCATATTAACTTGTGCAGTTGGTTTCAATTGCAAATGCCGTCCCGTGCCAGTTGCACAGTTAGGACAGTAGGGGGCAGTGCTTTTGTGCTTAACAGGCAAATTATGTTAACTAACATATAGTATATTAGGCTGAGAACATAAAAATTCTCCCCAGCCAGCAGACAGAATTCATTAATGAAATCCAATAGGTGCATATAGGTGCTGCAAAATATTGGTGGGTTATCTTTTAACCTAAATGAGTGTGTCACTGTATGGCAGGATTTGCTGAAGGTTTGTGCTTTGCAGGGTCCCCTAACGGTGACGGAAGAACTCCACTCTCTCAGCTTTGAGGCCATGCTGTGTTTACAAGGCCTGGACATTGACTTGGAGGTGTGCTGCAGTACACATTGAATAGATTATAGTATTTAAAAGATTTTATGATTGAAATCAACACCAAGGAAGTGATACACTGCATGTATGATAGTTAATTGAttgaatgttgtgtgtgtgtgcgtgtgtgtgtgtgtgtgtgtgtgtgtgtgtgtgtgtgtgtgtgtgtgtgtgtgtgtgggtgtgtgtgtgtttgtgtgtgtgtgtgtgtgtgtgtgtgtatgtgtgtgcttctCATCATTGTGCAGATATGTTCTCTGCCGTTGGTGGTAATATCCAATGTCAGCCAGCTTCCTGCTGGCTGGGCTTCCGTCATGTGGTACAACCTTCTGACAGATGAGCCCAAGGTGAGATCAGTGAAAGTAGTGTAACACTCAGAGCTGCACTCTGTGGCTTCACCATCTATTTGCAGAGGCGTAGTAGGTAACCCTGAGACTTTATCACACAGAGCCTCTATGTAGGACCAAGCTGCGTAAAACCGTCAGTCATCCTTTGCTGCTTTCTTTATCACACTGATATACTATGGTTAAGACAGAAGAGGTGTTAGTAGGGGGTCTTTTGAAAGACGTTCAATGCACCTAAATGACTGTTAGAACTTAGAGTGAATGTGAGTGGCAcccttcttctctcttctcctgctCAATGATGGGGCTCTAGAACTTGACGTTCTTCAGCAACCCCCCGAGGGCTAGCTGGAGCCAGCTCTCCGAAGTCCTCAACTGGCAGTTCTCCAGCTTTGCCGGCCGGGGCCTCAATAAGGATCAGCTACGCATGCTGGGAGATAAACTTCTGGGTAAGCTGTTTCTCCCCTCACTGCCAAGTAGTTTGTTGAGACTCCAGATTAAGTAAATTGAAATAAGTTTGCAAGTTTCCAGTTTACAAGTCTGTTGAGTTGAACTTGTGATggttacatttttaaatgtgtATAGATAActgaaaaaattataaaattacaAGATTCTGAATATGTGACAAGAACAAACATTTTGTAATCACCAAGTTCTCTATGCTCAATAGATATTAGTTCAAATGTATATTAGTACATATTAAATCTGAATTAATTTGACAAATTATGACAAAATATAAAGTGAAAACAATGGCCATTTTTGTGTGGGTAAATGACTGATGAAACTCCATCAGAAATGTTATTTCTGCTTTCGATTGATAATCACTACTAATTTATGTTGTGTGGTTATTGATAATGAATGTGTCTGCATTTAACCTCTAATTAATAattatgtgtatgtttttgCTTTGTGTCTCAAGGTCAGCATGCCTCTTTCAATGACTGCCAGGTGTCTTGGTCTAGGTTCTGCAAGGTATGTTCCAAAAGTTCCAATCTTAATGGCTTCAAATCTAGTGTTGTCTTAGATTGTCCTGCAGACTGTATTGACTGGAATGTGTTTGATTCTCTTCATGCTGAATTCCAGGAAAACATTCCGGGAAAGGCATTTAGTTTTTGGCTGTGGCTCGACTCGATTCTGGAGCTCATTAAGAAACACTTGCTTCCTGTTTGGATAGATGGGTGAGAGACCTTTGTGTCATTCATTGCTCATTGGTATTTCTATGAATTGCAAAAATCGCACATTGAACCAAAGAATTCACCAGTCGTGTTTGTGAGTTTTGTGCACCTTACAGTATTTACAGTGAGTTTTCATATGTTCATTTTACACGTTACATGCTACAAATGTACCGTGTTTCCATTTGATGAGTGTGTACTGATGCACGGGTGCACAAATAGCTTGGCCGCATTGTTGGACCCTGAAGAACTATGTTGCACACATAGTTATATGGGTTGGCAGAACATCGGAATGGCATTTTAATAAAATCCTGTTTAGTCAGCAAATATCTGACATTCTGTGTACTCAGTCTGCACGACATATTATTCACTGTGATGGTATATGGGTTTTGGATGCAACCACTGAGAATGTTTCTCAAAGGCTCTGGTGGTGCCCTGTGTCTGATAACTGCACTGACACCGGTAGCTGTGTCGTGACTTTGGCAGCTACATCATGGGCTTTGTGAGTAAGGAGATGGAGCGTGCTCTGCTGAAGGACAAGGAACCAGGAACCTTCCTGCTGCGCTTCAGTGAGAGTCACCTGGGAGGGATCACGTTCACCTGGGTGGAGCAGGACAACGGTGAGATATGATtcgcactttgcttgcacaggtGATCAaagacctctgtccaaaacatcctgtttcttggaaaccttgtgtacttcactgcaaCCTCAATATCTTTGGATAGATGGTGTGGGAGGAGCATCTTTAGTATTGCTCTTTTTTTAGAATGTGTTCAGAAAACCAGGAAGTACTGAGCATTTTGATTATGCAGACTctgaaaaacatttttaattaatGTAATGTCTGATAAAATTACACAAATTATTCTGATTTCTGACCATTCTGACTATGCAGGTACACCCAACCAAATGTGAAACCTTTGCATCATCAGAGGATCATGGAGTTTCACTGTAAACTTGCTAATTACAATTAGTAGGAAATAGCTTGTCGATAAGAACAGATGATTAAATAATGATAACCACAGTGAAATGTGTCACAGCGTGACAAGCACATTGTGGTATTGATGGACCTCTGACTACTCTCAAAGGTCCCTCGACACAAGCTCAGAATGTGGTCCTGTGGAAAACGACTTCATGAAGtttgtttttttgggggggtggtggtgtgtcttTCTGCAGGAGAATCAAAGTTCATCTCTGTAGAACCATACACAAAAAGTCGCCTCAGCGCCCTGCCCATTGCTGACATTATACGCGATTACAAAGTCATCGCAGATGGTATTGTCCCGGAGAACCCACTGAAGTTCCTTTACCCTGACATTCCCAAGGACGAAGCGTTTGGGAAGCATTACAACAGCCAGCCGAACACAGGCAAGCCAGCCAGGCTGTAAACATGCACTTCAAGATTGGGCTGGGATGAGTGATATGCCACCTCATAAACACACTGATTTTGTATGAAGGATCAAAAACAACTTTGTAACAGTTTATAAAGGTTATAAGTTATAGGTAAACAGCTCTAATTTCACATTCTATGCTTTCACAGTTTGTCCCTACATACCAACAAATTTGATTCCCATCTCACTGATGTGAGTATATGAAAACTTCCTTTACTCCAATCTATTGTGCTTCTTATTATATATTGTTTTCTATAATGTCCTTTGCAGTCCTACACTGTAAATGATGattattcagtgtgtgtgtatatgtatgtgtgtgtgtgtgtgtgtgtgtgtgtgtgtgtgtgtgtgtgtgtgtgtgtgttgggataaGTCAGTCTGTTTCATTTGTTTCTTCCTGTGTTTGTGCTGCTCCTCAGTACGCCGCAGCTGCCCTGCTCATCTCCAGAGCCCCCACTATCTCCAGGCATGTCCCATGTGTTAAGTGAGCACATCAGCTCGTACGAAATCGAAAGTGTTGTAAGTTTGCCAGCTTCTCCCTTGTTGAGTTTTACAGGCAAAGATACAGCTCACAACCAACTATGAATGTTAAACTACACGACCATTACTAGTAAGGGAATTCTTAAATATGATGATAAACCTTTGAGCTTGTCAGAAAGAGACTATGTCCACCAGGTGTCGCTAATACGCAGCTGGTGCTCAGTGAACCTCCAGTGAATTTATATTTGGGCAAACGTTTTGTCTGAGTAATGCATTTTATAACTGATTGACAAATTTTCTGTTGTTATAATTTAGGTAGCATGTTGTTTTTCTCCTACTGATGTGCCGATACTTCAGCAGTGAAGGTATCATAGCTGTGGGATTTACAGTCTTTGCAAATGTAAACATGACCCATAAGTAATtaattttgtctttgttttcattgcaGATTAACTCATTGGCATGAGACTGTTATCCCAGCTCAAAGATATCAAGATTTCTGCTGAACATGTTCAGAATTGCAGAGGGATTCCAGAGAGATTCCAAATAAGATTCTCATTCGGTGCACACATGTATTTAAATATGCAGTAATCATTTTTTGTTGAATAAGCCAATTTCAAATATTATGCATCTTATATAGTTAAAGTCAATGGTAAGGACTCTGTCTATATTTAAAGTTTTATAATGCTAGTATCATTATTACGGTGCTTGCCCAAGGCCAATGTAATTAATCCTTGCCTTCCTTTCATAAGTTTCTTTACTTGTAACCATAATGAATAATTTTTACTCCAGAtgtaaaaacatatatatttctgTGAGTACatgtgcattttattttttatttctgctGATATGAAGTTAATTTTTTATTCAATGTTAATAGCACATGGTTCTATCTTTTCTGTGGTGGTTACATATGTCTGTTTAATGAGTGCCATTACAAGCAAATAAAGTGCTGTTTCTGAAATGGTCTTGTTGACCAAACCCTGACACAGCAGGATGACACAGTCACAGTATAAACAAAATCCAACTATTCTTCAGAACTCttgaaattatgtttttttcaaGTGTACTTTTTTGCTTTTAATGACATGTGCATTCTGTGTTCAATTAAGAATGTATTTTGAATATCTTTTAGCATCGCCCATTGATCAATGTTCACATCAAAATCATTTAAATTAATAAACGTTAATGTATTAACCCTACAGCAATACTTTTGTGACTGAGGCACCAGGACAACGTGGAATAGGCGTCGATTCAAGTTTCGTTTCTCCCTTTCACGCTGTAGCAATTGCCGCTTACTTTCGCTTTCTCGGAAAACGCGTGGTTTATTCCGGGCTGTTCCATCAAGTGAACCAACCCCGCCGCGCCATTGCTCAAATGCATCGCAGCTAATGTCAACATACACTATAATTTTTAGAAAAAACGCAATTCACGCTGATTTTGTGTCACCATATTTATTCTGCAATTTTATACTGTAATAAACTACATGACATTCATGTCAAATTGTGAAACCATACAATGTTACAACAAGCAAGTTGAACACGTTAGGAACGTTTATCCATTCAAGCGCTGTGTAAAACAACGCTAAATGTAATCTAATACATCCAAGAAGCTGCTAAGAAGCAGCAGTGGTTTCGTTCTTCTATACATGTCTGCCTAAGTTTCTATTCGCTATTGAGTTGCCTTTTCGCCCTCAGCAATTTCGCAGGGGGGGGGTAAGGTTATTGCATAGAACAGCCAACGATGTAAAGGGGCGTGGTAAATAGATGCGCATTCAACGACGATTGGCTTTCAAAAGGAAGAAACGGCGCGGTTaaaaacaacacattttgataggTTGAATGATCCAGCAGGGCGTTATCTTCCAGCTGTGCGAATGTCTACCTTTCAGACCTTGTATTATAACAGCAGACAGTTCAGGATAATAAAGCGCTCACTTTAGAGATAAGGCGGTGTGTAACATTTAGCGTCCAGCAGGCATATTTTTCCAGACTAAAGGACTTCCATTTCCATCGCGAAACAAGTCCCAGCGTGTTTTAAAGGTGAGTTCTGTCAGGCCATTAGAAGTTAGAATTAACTGTAAAGAAAAGGTTAACAAACACGATGCACGTTCTTCTCCTTTCTTTTTCGCGATTGAGCTCGTGATTGAATTGTTGTTGTCTGATACAGAGCTACTGTCAATACTGTTGACGTCATCTAAACATACGATGGCTGTACACTAATAATAGGATTTGGGGTTTACAGAATTTGCTATGAAGTTGGCATATTTGTTCAACCAAATATGAGAGATTGcactacatttacattacatttacatttacggcatttagcagacgctcttatccagagcgacttacaaagtgctttgcatctgatcacagaattcatcctaggtaatagtacagaattcaagacaccattgagtcagactactactaaactacaagagtcaatgtcattacctagtgttttgcaagttagatgtttgccaagaagcacaattaaccatagacagacatacaatttaacagcaacggcaagtggtatcaactgagttagtgctctggtaagaactcaacaaacaggtgtaTGTTTGTTGCACTACGAGTATGTGCTTACAGATTATTTTAGTGAGCATAAGATATCTCATGGTAGTTGGAAGTGTCCTGAATTGAATTTTAAGTACTAACTTAGATGAACTACGTGGCGTATTTTCAAATGCCAAATGCGACTATTTGGGTCCATGCTCAGGACACCTCGCACTTTACACCATTAAGATAAGATCAGACTCTTATTAAGATAAGATCCGATATCATCGTCCATCGTCAATGATGACCCACCAAAGCGATGGATGGTaatgccacgcccacttttttggttttccacaaacATGCACTGACCTTCTTTAGATCTCCTTCACCTAAAACTTTAGCAGGGATTGTACGGAAAATGATCAAATCAGGTATATAACTTATATGAATTAGAGTCAGGGATGAAAATTAAAATACCCTACTGCTACAAATATGCCTAATTGgcatattatttttattattctattattattattaggatattattatttatatctagGTTATAGCTTGTCTTCGTTTTTTTCTACATGTCTATAttaattttaaacatttcatgTTATTCACGCAAATAGAAGCCTGCTCGTTGTGCGTCGGGAAACTTACTCAGTCAACCAAAGTATGACGTTCAACTTCAGCTAAAGCAATAATTTTGCAGTGCAAAGGCTACAAAATTGACACGAAGGTGTTTGTAAACACGTTTATTAAAAGTTGAACAACAAAACGAAGTGACAGAGCTTATGAATGGCTATGGCGTTTacctttttttgaaaaagctttaaaataaatcatggatttcactATGATATCACAgcagaacaacaaacaaacaacaaacgcTTATTAAAGCAACAAACAGCTTTAATAAGCTGCGGATTGGGGTGACCACACTACCCGCGGTGCTGAAAACTCTTCCTGAGGGCATGCTGGTAGCGCATATGCAGAGATATTTTCGTGTGCAgtggaaggtttttttttccttacaCGTTAAAGCCTGGGTAGAATTATCACCATATACCATATAGCTTATTTTACACtactttattttataatcattatgtttttatatagaagacccccccccccccccccccacgataTCATCGTCCATCGCGATGTTTCACTGTAAACATCGTCATCTGCCAATTAAGGAGACATCGCCCAACCCTATTAACACCTGACAAAATAGTTGACTGATTCCCTATTTGACCACTgattcacggacgtaatttgggggggactttttcaaaagccagttttggccccccccagtttttacagttaaaaccaaatatttaaatagcgacgaggccatgtccccccccacattttaacggttaaaaaactaatatttaaatagcaacgaatctagcgctaggaccatgcagaaaacgaccgccaacaattttcgttcgccaccccccccccccccccccccccaatttgtgtccccccccacctatgaaatcaaaattatgtCCATCCACTGATTAGTCCTTTGTTCTCAACCAAGAGGACACAGTCATCCTGGATGATGATCCGATTGCCCTACTTTATTCTCATATCCAGCCAAGGAACCAGCCAGCAAACTGTGACGGATTCCTCCTTTTTTGTCATAATGTAACATGGTTGCCACTCCAAAGTGACACTCCAGTATGCATTGGAAACTAGAGAGGCAGAAATGCTTACAGAAAGTAGAAATGTGTGAAGGAATTGCAGTACACATCTATTTTTTAATGACAAATTTATATAAACAGTGATTATTCAGTGGTATGATttaatacagaaaattaaacaacaaaatACATTATTATAGATAAAGTTTCTTATCTTTGTTTAGTTTTACTTACCTGGTATTTCTGGTGGTGAAAAGGAGAAAATCTTGAAGGGTGGGTGATGTTTCTACATGTCTCAACATGAATGACTTTTGGGCCTTCAGAGACAATTGACAAAACATGCTCAGAATGCAACATATGCAGTTCTTGTGCACATTAGCAGACTCTTAGTTAAGTCATTTTTTTACTTAGTTCATCATGGAGTCTTTAATTTTAAAACCCTCTTGAACTTCACCTTTTACTTTGTTTCCATGTTGTCACCTTTAGCAAGTACATTCTGACTAATTAGTTGGTTCACTCATTTTGGACAGTTTATACAGATTATCACCAGTATAGTAATTAACACCAGTACTCTATTCAAGCTAAAGTATTGTCAGATATAATACTGAAAGTggctgcaccccccccccccttcccattGGAAAGTAGGTTACTGAATCGAAAATGACAGTAAGCGTGTTTGTAGATCTCTAATTTACCATTACCTTTAACTATTATTGCTGAACAGCTCTAATACAATCTTGTGATCTATTCTAATGATCTTCTGATGATCTATTCTAACAATGTATTCTAATGATTTATTCTAATTATTGTAAGCATTTATATAATTTTATCCATATTTAAGACAAGGAATTCAGTATAAATAACACTACCCTCTGTGCCCTGTATGGTCCTGCCTGTTATAATCTACCTTGACCATTTCAGTACTGTCTATGTAATACAGAATATAGATAATAATGGATTATTACTCATCATTACTCGCATGTCTCTCTGCTGGTAGATGGATAGTAATATATTGCTACTCATCATTACTTGTATGTCTCTCTGCTGGTAGATGGATAGTAATGGATTATTTCTCATCATTACTCGTATGTCTTTCTGCTGGTAGATGGATAATAATGGATTATTACTCATCATTACTCATATGTCTCTCTGCTGGTAGATGGATAGTAATGGATTATTACTCATCATTACTCGTATGTCTCTCTGCTGGTAGATGGCTCTTTGGCACCAGCTGCAGCAGCTGGATTCCAGCTATCTAGAGCAAGTGGACCAGCTCTATGACTACGTCTTCCCCATGGAGATCCGTCAGTACCTCAGCCAGTGGATCGAGAGCCATGACTGGTGAGATATGGTAGACTATACCACTTGCCATGTCAGTTAAATATGTAACCCAGTGTTACTCGACTTGATAGCT encodes:
- the stat4 gene encoding signal transducer and activator of transcription 4 isoform X2, with amino-acid sequence MSQWKQIQQLDMKFLEQVDYFYDDNFPMELRQVLASWIESQDWETATNHETMAAVLFNNFLIQLDRQCSREQNFLHRHNLKRIFHQIQLKYKSTPQQLSAVISNCLREERRIISAASVQEQGPLEKSMQNSAALEKQKNLDNKVAVIRSSVQVLDQAVKYLEDMQDDFDFRYKTLQLRDPVDRNSQNMKQEVVALQEILNRLDFKRKEILSKMVDVIKEIDTMMASQLMPELQEWKRRQQMACVGGPVLTGLDQLQNWFTMTAQSLFQIKRQLDKLGELIVKVTYESDPIPLQRPQMEEQVKYLIYHLIKSSFVVEKQPCMPTHPQKPLIIKTQVQFTTKVRLLVKLPEVDYQLKVKTTFDKDLPSGKITRQFFILTSTTKVMDVEESSNGCLSVEFRHLQLKEKKCTSGTKGNEGPLTVTEELHSLSFEAMLCLQGLDIDLEICSLPLVVISNVSQLPAGWASVMWYNLLTDEPKNLTFFSNPPRASWSQLSEVLNWQFSSFAGRGLNKDQLRMLGDKLLGQHASFNDCQVSWSRFCKENIPGKAFSFWLWLDSILELIKKHLLPVWIDGYIMGFVSKEMERALLKDKEPGTFLLRFSESHLGGITFTWVEQDNGESKFISVEPYTKSRLSALPIADIIRDYKVIADGIVPENPLKFLYPDIPKDEAFGKHYNSQPNTVCPYIPTNLIPISLITPQLPCSSPEPPLSPGMSHVLSEHISSYEIESVINSLA
- the stat4 gene encoding signal transducer and activator of transcription 4 isoform X1 yields the protein MSQWKQIQQLDMKFLEQVDYFYDDNFPMELRQVLASWIESQDWETATNHETMAAVLFNNFLIQLDRQCSREQNFLHRHNLKRIFHQIQLKYKSTPQQLSAVISNCLREERRIISAASVQEQGPLEKSMQNSAALEKQKNLDNKVAVIRSSVQVLDQAVKYLEDMQDDFDFRYKTLQLRDPVDRNSQNMKQEVVALQEILNRLDFKRKEILSKMVDVIKEIDTMMASQLMPELQEWKRRQQMACVGGPVLTGLDQLQNWFTMTAQSLFQIKRQLDKLGELIVKVTYESDPIPLQRPQMEEQVKYLIYHLIKSSFVVEKQPCMPTHPQKPLIIKTQVQFTTKVRLLVKLPEVDYQLKVKTTFDKDLPSGKITRQFFILTSTTKVMDVEESSNGCLSVEFRHLQLKEKKCTSGTKGNEGPLTVTEELHSLSFEAMLCLQGLDIDLEICSLPLVVISNVSQLPAGWASVMWYNLLTDEPKNLTFFSNPPRASWSQLSEVLNWQFSSFAGRGLNKDQLRMLGDKLLGQHASFNDCQVSWSRFCKENIPGKAFSFWLWLDSILELIKKHLLPVWIDGYIMGFVSKEMERALLKDKEPGTFLLRFSESHLGGITFTWVEQDNGESKFISVEPYTKSRLSALPIADIIRDYKVIADGIVPENPLKFLYPDIPKDEAFGKHYNSQPNTVCPYIPTNLIPISLITPQLPCSSPEPPLSPGMSHVLSEHISSYEIESVVACCFSPTDVPILQQ
- the stat4 gene encoding signal transducer and activator of transcription 4 isoform X3, translating into MSQWKQIQQLDMKFLEQVDYFYDDNFPMELRQVLASWIESQDWETATNHETMAAVLFNNFLIQLDRQCSREQNFLHRHNLKRIFHQIQLKYKSTPQQLSAVISNCLREERRIISAASVQEQGPLEKSMQNSAALEKQKNLDNKVAVIRSSVQVLDQAVKYLEDMQDDFDFRYKTLQLRDPVDRNSQNMKQEVVALQEILNRLDFKRKEILSKMVDVIKEIDTMMASQLMPELQEWKRRQQMACVGGPVLTGLDQLQNWFTMTAQSLFQIKRQLDKLGELIVKVTYESDPIPLQRPQMEEQVKYLIYHLIKSSFVVEKQPCMPTHPQKPLIIKTQVQFTTKVRLLVKLPEVDYQLKVKTTFDKDLPSGKITRQFFILTSTTKVMDVEESSNGCLSVEFRHLQLKEKKCTSGTKGNEGPLTVTEELHSLSFEAMLCLQGLDIDLEICSLPLVVISNVSQLPAGWASVMWYNLLTDEPKNLTFFSNPPRASWSQLSEVLNWQFSSFAGRGLNKDQLRMLGDKLLGQHASFNDCQVSWSRFCKENIPGKAFSFWLWLDSILELIKKHLLPVWIDGYIMGFVSKEMERALLKDKEPGTFLLRFSESHLGGITFTWVEQDNGESKFISVEPYTKSRLSALPIADIIRDYKVIADGIVPENPLKFLYPDIPKDEAFGKHYNSQPNTVCPYIPTNLIPISLITPQLPCSSPEPPLSPD